The DNA sequence GTTTTACCCTCTCTTCGTTACAGGAAGCCTCTGGTAGTTGCTCGCCGGTGGTGATGATGACATCAAACATCGACGCCGCCAAAATTGGTCAAGGGCTAGGCGTGTTGCATGAACTCGAAGAACAGACTTCACTGTTTCGTACAGTGACGAAACAGACATTTTCGCTCCGCGCGAGCGATGACCCATACGCGACGATGACGAAAGCATTGAAACTCACTCGTAGTAACCGCCCAGGCCCGGTCTATGTCGAAGTGCCGCATGATCTATGGGCCAACGAGGTGACGATCGCTCCGGTGTCACAACGAGATGGACAAACACCGGCATTGCCTGCACGTCTAGACGAAGCCGTGTCTTTGCTGCGTCGAGCAAAACAGCCGGTGATTTTCATTGGCACCGATGCCGCGCGTGCGAACCTATCCGCTGATATTACCGCGCTGGCTGAAGCGCTGTCTGCACCAGTGGTAGGAAGTACTGCAGCGAAAGGCGTAGTTGCTGAAGACCACCCGTTGTCGTTTGGTAATGCGGCACGACGGATGGTGGTAAAAGACATCGTGCCGCAGTGCGATGTCGCCCTAGTGATCGGGACGCGTTTACGTGAAGTCGACGCTAAGCGTCGCGGTCTCGCACTCCCTGAGACCGTCATCCATGTCGATTGGGACGAGCGCTGGATCGGCAAGAACTTTCCGACCAATGTTCCGCTCGTCGGTGATATTCGTGCGATTACCACTGAGCTGCGTCGTCAACTCGAAGGTGAACCCTATGCCGGACAACGGCAAGCGCGAGTTGCCGAGTGGCGTAAACAGACCGATGCAGAATTGGCGCAAGTGCGCAAAGAGTTGCATGAAGTCCGCTATCTCGACACCCTGCGGCAGATTCTGCCGCGCGATAGCATGCTCGTTGGTGATAATACCCAGCTTGCTTATTGGGCTGAATATTTCTATCCGTCGTATCAAGCGAATGGTGTAATTGCCGCCAAAGGTTCAGGATTGCTGGGCTTTAGTTTTCCTGGAGCGATTGGTGCCAAAGTCGCGCGTCCGACAAAGCCAGTCGTTGGCATCATTGGTGATGGCGGGTTTATGTATACCGCGCAGGAGTTAGCGACCTGTGTGCGCCATAAGATTGGCTTTCCGATGATTGTGGTGAACGACAATGCATACGGTGTCATTGGCTACTTGCAACGCACGGCTTTTCAGGAGGAGTATGAGGCGAAGCTGACGAATCCGGATTTTGTGGCGTTTGCCAAGTCGTTTGGCGTGGCAGCGACGCGGGTGAATTCTCCCGAAACTTTGGGGAAAGCTCTGGAAAACGCACTGGCGTCGGGAGAGATGCATTTGATTGAGCTGCAGACGACGATTGCGGCACCGCCATTTGGGAAGTATTGAAAGATTGAGCCATCGGGTCATCGAGCCATTGAAGAAGTACCGTTTTTTCTCAATGACCCGCTCACCCGATGATGCAATGACCCGATAAAAAAGGAGGGACTTGTGATGATGCGTTTTTCTCTTATGGGGTCTATTGTCGTAGCGTTGAGTGTGGTCAACACAGGATGTGACTCTGGATCGCATGGTCCAGGCCAAGAGGTGAAGAATGAGAGTCCTCCTGCAGTATCGGCACCTGCGCCCTCAGCCGCAGCACCTGCAGCGGTTCCAGCCGCACCTGCTGTAGCGAAACCACGTAAACCACCAAAGGAGACACCAGACGAGGCACGTAAACAATTAGAGACTCTTGGGTTAGCTTATGAACCAAAGGTGTTTTTCGATAGTGCTTCAAAAGGAAACGCTGCCGCAGTAGAGCATTTTCTGGCTGCAGGTATGGCTCCTGATACGCCTGGAGATAGTAAGTGGACTGCGATGATGTATGCCGCAGAAAAGAATCAAGTGGCGGTGATTCAGGCGCTACTCGATGGCGGTGCAGATGTGAATGCGCGGGATCAAGAGGGTAATATGGCTCTTACTTGGGCCGCAAATGAGGGGCACGTCGATGCTGCGAAAGCATTGATTGCTGCTGGCGCGGAGATTAATACGCCAAATACAAATGGTGCGACTCCACTTACACGGGCAACGCTCTATAAACGTGATGCTGTCGCCGCAGTGCTCAGAGAGGCCGGTGCGACAGATCCGAGACGAGAGTGAGGAACGAGGGGAAGGATTAAGGACCGGGTGAAGAAGATAGAATAGAGGAGGCAGGAGGTAGGAGAAAAAAGGGAAAACTTTACTGCTCTCATTCTACCTTCTACCTCCTCCATTCTACATTCTTTGCCTGTTTAGTCCCTTTGATCGCGTACGCTACAAAGAGAGGAAGGAATATGACAGACCGTCGTCTATGTGCATGGGGCTGGGGGTATGAAGATCAACAACCAACCGTAGATCAGCAAAAGTCGATGGCAAAAAGCATTGCCATCAGTCTTGGGCGGAATGATCTGACGGTCAATAAAGTTCCGAAGGTTGAGGATATTGTTTTACGTGCCTCACGCGTGAGTCCCCCTGCGTCTTTAGCGCAACTCTGTTCGACGGCGGTGTATGATCGGGTCGTGCATGCGTATGGCAAAGCCTTTCCTGATTTGCTGCGTGCGTCACGTGGTGAGTTCCCTAATCCACCAGATGTCGTAGCCTATCCGAAAAGTGAAGCTGATGTTGTCGCACTGCTTGATTGGTGCTCGCAAGCCAATGCCGCGGTGACCCCCTTTGGCGGCGGATCGAGTGTCACCGCTGGTGTTGAGCCCCCCAGTGACGGACCATATCGCGGCACTGTGACCATCGACATGAAGTATCTCGATAAAGTCGTCGAGATCGATAAGGCGTCTCGTGCGGCACGGATTCAGGCTGGGGTGTATGGTCCGGCACTGGAAGATCAACTGCGCCCACATGGTTATACCTTGCGCCATTATCCGCAGTCGTTTGAGTTTTCGAGTTTAGGTGGGTGGATTGCTACACGGTCTGGTGGCCACTTTGCGACGCTCTATACTCACATCGACGACTTTGTTGAGTCACTGCGTGTGGTGACCCCAAAAGGGACAATTGCTACGCGGCGGTTGCCTGGCTCAGGTGCCGGTCCG is a window from the Deltaproteobacteria bacterium genome containing:
- a CDS encoding thiamine pyrophosphate-binding protein, with translation MAKTSEAIVQALKEAGITTIFGIPSIHNIGLYDAIRRDGSFRHIVCRHEAAATHMADGYARASGGIGVIISSTGPGAGFTLSSLQEASGSCSPVVMMTSNIDAAKIGQGLGVLHELEEQTSLFRTVTKQTFSLRASDDPYATMTKALKLTRSNRPGPVYVEVPHDLWANEVTIAPVSQRDGQTPALPARLDEAVSLLRRAKQPVIFIGTDAARANLSADITALAEALSAPVVGSTAAKGVVAEDHPLSFGNAARRMVVKDIVPQCDVALVIGTRLREVDAKRRGLALPETVIHVDWDERWIGKNFPTNVPLVGDIRAITTELRRQLEGEPYAGQRQARVAEWRKQTDAELAQVRKELHEVRYLDTLRQILPRDSMLVGDNTQLAYWAEYFYPSYQANGVIAAKGSGLLGFSFPGAIGAKVARPTKPVVGIIGDGGFMYTAQELATCVRHKIGFPMIVVNDNAYGVIGYLQRTAFQEEYEAKLTNPDFVAFAKSFGVAATRVNSPETLGKALENALASGEMHLIELQTTIAAPPFGKY
- a CDS encoding ankyrin repeat domain-containing protein — translated: MMRFSLMGSIVVALSVVNTGCDSGSHGPGQEVKNESPPAVSAPAPSAAAPAAVPAAPAVAKPRKPPKETPDEARKQLETLGLAYEPKVFFDSASKGNAAAVEHFLAAGMAPDTPGDSKWTAMMYAAEKNQVAVIQALLDGGADVNARDQEGNMALTWAANEGHVDAAKALIAAGAEINTPNTNGATPLTRATLYKRDAVAAVLREAGATDPRRE